The DNA window TATCAGACGGTGCGGCTGGTCGGCGATACGGTCAAGGAGGTCATCGCCAGCTCGTCGCCTGCCGGCGAGAAGGCGGATTCCTACTTCAACGCTTCCTTCATCCTCGGCGGCCAGATCAAGGGCAGCGAACCGCGCCTGTTCATGATCTATCCCGAGGGTAATTTCATCGAATCGACCGATGACACGCCGTTTTTCCAGATCGGCGAGACCAAATACGGCAAACCGATCATCATCCGCGCCTACGAAAAGACGATGAGCCTCGCCGAGACGGTGAAGCTGCTTTTGGTGTCGTTCGATTCGACGTTGAAGTCGAACCTGTCCGTCGGCCTGCCGCTCGATCTGCTCTTCCTGGAGAAGGACGCCTTCAAGGTCGGATTGAAGAAGCGGATCAGCCAGGACGACCAGTATTATCGCACGATCTCGGACGGCTGGTCGAACGCGCTGAAGACGGCTTTTGCCAGCCTGCCGGATTTCCCTGGCTGACGCGTGCCGCATTCGCTGGCGATTGCATATATTTCACATGTTAAATAGTGTTGGATCTTAAGAAGCCAGCCCAGCGGTTGGCGATGATGGATCGCGTCGGGAGGACAGGATGAACAACGATGATTTCCGGCAATGGTCGCGGCGCGCCGCCGACTGGGGCGCCGACTACCGCGACACACTGCGCGACCGTCCGGTGCGACCGCTGGTCGAACCCGGTGACATCTTCAAAAGTATCGAGGCTTCGCCGCCCGAAGACGCCGAACCGATGGACCGGATCTTCGCCGATTTCGAAGAGAAGATTTTGCCGGGGATGACGCATTGGCAGCATCCGCGCTTTTTCGCCTATTTCCCGGCCAATGCGGCGCCGGTTTCGGTGGTGGCGGAATATCTGGTTTCGGCGATGGCCGCACAGTGCATGCTTTGGCAGACGTCGCCGGCGGCGACCGAGCTGGAAACGCGCACCGTCGACTGGATGCGCCAGGCGCTCGGCCTGCCGGAAGGTTTTTCCGGGGTGATCCAGGATTCGGCCTCGTCGGCGACACTGGCCGCGGTGCTGACCATGCGCGAGCGGGCACTCGAGTGGCAAGGCAACAAACAAGGCCTGGCGGGGCAGGCGCGGCTGCGCATCTATTCCTCCGACCAGGTGCACACCTCGATCGACCGGGCCATCTGGGTGTCCGGCATCGGCGAGGACAATCTCGTGCGCATTCCTGTCGACGGCCGCTTTCGCGCCATGGATACGGCGGCGCTCGAGGCGGCAATCGTCGCCGACCGGGAAGCCGGCATGCTGCCGGCGGGCATCATCGCTTGCGTCGGCGGCACCAGCACCGGCGGCACCGACGACATTGCCGCGGTGGCAGAGGTGGCGCGGCGGCATGGGCTCTATCTCCACGTCGATGCCGCCTGGGCGGGATCGGCGATGATCTGTCCGGAGTATCGGCATTTCTGGACAGGCGTCGAAGGCGCTGATTCGATCGTCTTCAACCCGCACAAATGGCTGGGCGCCCAGTTCGACTGCTCGATCCAGTTCCTGCGCGACCCCGAAAGCCATGTGAAGACGCTGGCCATCAAGCCGGATTATCTGAAGACGCACGGTCATGACGGCATCATCAACTATTCGGAATGGTCGGTGCCGCTCGGCAGGCGCTTCCGCGCCCTGAAATTGTGGTTTCTGTTGCGCGCCCATGGTCTGGAAAACCTGCGCATGATGATCCGCAATCATGTCGCGTGGAGCGAAGGGCTTGCCGCGCGGTTGGCAAGGGAGCCCGATTTCGAGATCGTCAGCGAGCCGATGCTGTCGCTGTTTTCCTTCCGGCACAAGACCGCAACTGGCACTGACGCAGACGCGCACAATCTGCTGCTGGTCAATGCAATCAACGACGATGGCCGCATCTACCTGACGCAGACGAAGGTCGATGGACTGATAGCGATCCGTTTCCAGGTCGGCCAGTTCGAGGCGGCCGCCGCCGATGTCGATATGGCCTTCACCGTCATCACGGAGATCGCGCGCGCAATAGCCTGATCAGGCACAATCTGGTTTGCGTTGGTGTTTGCCTTGGCAATCATATGTATTTCATTAGCCGGCTTATGCCTTTTCATCGGTTTCGTTTTCGACTATAGACAAGAAAAACGAAAACGGGAGGTTGCCTATGTATCTGTCGCCACGCCATGCCGAAATCATCCAGATGGCCAAGGACCATGGTCGCGTGCTGGTCGACGACCTGGCCAGCCACTTCAATGTGACGCCGCAGACCATACGCAAGGATCTCAACGATCTGTGCGACCAGCGGCTGCTTTCGCGCATCCATGGCGGCGCGTTGTTCCCGTCCGGCATTGAGAACATGGAGTATGAGGCAAGGCGCAAGATCGCCGCTGACGAGAAGGAGGCGATCGGCCGTGCGGCAGCCAGGCTGATCCCCGACAATGCCTCGCTGTTCATCAACATCGGCACCACGACTGAGTCGGTCAGCAAGGCGCTGCTCGATCACAACGGCCTCATGGTCATCACCAATAACATCAATGTTGCCAATAGGATGCGGATATACCCGTCGATCGAGGTGGTGATCGCCGGCGGGGTTGTGCGCGGTTCCGATGGCGGTGTGGTCGGCGAAGCGGCGGTCGACTTCATCAGGCAGTTCAAGGTCGATTATGCGGTGATCGGAGCGTCGGCGATCGACCATGACGGCGCGCTGCTCGACTTCGATTTTCGCGAGGTCAAGGTGGCGCAGGCGATCATCGCCAATGCAAGGCATGTCATCCTGGTTTCCGACCAGACCAAATTCGAGCGAACCGCACCGGTGCGCATCGGCCACCTGTCGCAGGTCAACACCTTCATCACCGACCGTTGCGACATCCCGTCGGTGCGTAAGATCTGCCAGGAAGCCGAGGTTCAACTGATCGAAACGTCGCTCGCCTAGGCGGTTTCCACCTGATATCACGCGCTCGTGATATTTCGTTTGACATTCGTTATCATTTCGAAATAATTCCGACACGGTTTCGTAAAAGCCCAAAAATGGTGCAATGCGAAATCGCTGGAGGAATTTGTGGACGCATCTCCGATCCGTGACATTTTCGTCATAGGTGGCGGCATCAATGGCTGCGGCATTGCCCGCGATGCCGTCGGGCGTGGCTTTTCCGTCTTTCTCGCCGAAATGAACGACCTCGCCAGCGGGACCTCCTCGGGCTCGACCAAGTTGATCCATGGCGGCCTTCGCTATCTCGAATTCTACGAATTCCGCCTGGTGCGCGAGGCGCTGATGGAGCGCGAGGTTCTGTGGAAGAACGCGCCGCACATCATCTGGCCGATGCGCTTCGTGCTGCCCTATGCCAAGGGCCTGCGCCCGGCCTGGCTGATCAGGCTCGGTCTCTTCCTCTACGACCACATTGGCGGACGCAAATTGCTGCCGGCGACCCGGACGCTGGACATGGCCAGGGACCCGGCCGGCAAGCCTTTGAAGCCGTTGTTCAAAAAGGCCTTCGAGTATTCGGATGGCTGGGTCAACGATGCACGGCTGGTGGCGCTGAACGCGCGTGATGCCGCCGATCGCGGCGCGACGATCCGCACCCGCACGAAAGTGGTCGGCGCGCGCCGCGAAAACGGTCTGTGGACGATCCAGATCGAGGACCTGCAAACCGGCGAGACCGAGGAGATCAAGGCGCGCCTGCTGGTCAATGCCGCTGGACCCTGGGTCGATCATGTGCTTTCCGGCGTCGTTGGCCTCAACGATGTGCACAATGTCCGCCTCGTGCAGGGCAGCCACATCGTCATCGCCAAGAAATTCGACGATCCGCGCGCCTATTTCTTCCAGAACAGGGATGGCCGCATCATCTTCGCCATTCCCTATGAGGAAGAGTTCACCCTGATCGGCACCACCGACCAGGATTACCCCGGCGATCCGCATGATGTGAAGATCAGCGACACCGAGATCGATTACCTCTGCGCCGCGGCAAGCGAATATTTCGCGCAACCGGTCAAACGCTCGGACATCGTGTGGACCTATTCGGCCGTCCGCCCGCTCTATGATGACGGCGCCTCCAAGGCGCAGGAAGCGACGCGCGACTATGTGATCAAGGCCGATGGCGGCGAGGGCGCTGCCCCGATCGTCAACGCCTTTGGCGGCAAGATCACCACCTATCGCCGGCTGGCGGAATCGATGCTGGAAAAGATCGAGGGTTTTCTCGGCAAGCGCGGCAAGCCGTGGACGGCAAGCGCGCCGCTGCCGGGCGGCGATTTCCCGGCCACCGGTTTCGATGCCGAGGTGGCGAAACTAAAGACCGCCTATCCGTTCCTCGACGCGCGCCTGGCCCGCCGGCTGACC is part of the Mesorhizobium loti genome and encodes:
- a CDS encoding peptidase: MTYCVGLKIDRGLVFMSDTRTNAGMDSISTFRKMHIWEQPGERVIVLMSAGNLATTQAVVSLLDERTKAIADRHATLLETPSMYQTVRLVGDTVKEVIASSSPAGEKADSYFNASFILGGQIKGSEPRLFMIYPEGNFIESTDDTPFFQIGETKYGKPIIIRAYEKTMSLAETVKLLLVSFDSTLKSNLSVGLPLDLLFLEKDAFKVGLKKRISQDDQYYRTISDGWSNALKTAFASLPDFPG
- a CDS encoding aspartate aminotransferase family protein; translated protein: MNNDDFRQWSRRAADWGADYRDTLRDRPVRPLVEPGDIFKSIEASPPEDAEPMDRIFADFEEKILPGMTHWQHPRFFAYFPANAAPVSVVAEYLVSAMAAQCMLWQTSPAATELETRTVDWMRQALGLPEGFSGVIQDSASSATLAAVLTMRERALEWQGNKQGLAGQARLRIYSSDQVHTSIDRAIWVSGIGEDNLVRIPVDGRFRAMDTAALEAAIVADREAGMLPAGIIACVGGTSTGGTDDIAAVAEVARRHGLYLHVDAAWAGSAMICPEYRHFWTGVEGADSIVFNPHKWLGAQFDCSIQFLRDPESHVKTLAIKPDYLKTHGHDGIINYSEWSVPLGRRFRALKLWFLLRAHGLENLRMMIRNHVAWSEGLAARLAREPDFEIVSEPMLSLFSFRHKTATGTDADAHNLLLVNAINDDGRIYLTQTKVDGLIAIRFQVGQFEAAAADVDMAFTVITEIARAIA
- a CDS encoding DeoR/GlpR transcriptional regulator produces the protein MYLSPRHAEIIQMAKDHGRVLVDDLASHFNVTPQTIRKDLNDLCDQRLLSRIHGGALFPSGIENMEYEARRKIAADEKEAIGRAAARLIPDNASLFINIGTTTESVSKALLDHNGLMVITNNINVANRMRIYPSIEVVIAGGVVRGSDGGVVGEAAVDFIRQFKVDYAVIGASAIDHDGALLDFDFREVKVAQAIIANARHVILVSDQTKFERTAPVRIGHLSQVNTFITDRCDIPSVRKICQEAEVQLIETSLA
- the glpD gene encoding glycerol-3-phosphate dehydrogenase; this encodes MDASPIRDIFVIGGGINGCGIARDAVGRGFSVFLAEMNDLASGTSSGSTKLIHGGLRYLEFYEFRLVREALMEREVLWKNAPHIIWPMRFVLPYAKGLRPAWLIRLGLFLYDHIGGRKLLPATRTLDMARDPAGKPLKPLFKKAFEYSDGWVNDARLVALNARDAADRGATIRTRTKVVGARRENGLWTIQIEDLQTGETEEIKARLLVNAAGPWVDHVLSGVVGLNDVHNVRLVQGSHIVIAKKFDDPRAYFFQNRDGRIIFAIPYEEEFTLIGTTDQDYPGDPHDVKISDTEIDYLCAAASEYFAQPVKRSDIVWTYSAVRPLYDDGASKAQEATRDYVIKADGGEGAAPIVNAFGGKITTYRRLAESMLEKIEGFLGKRGKPWTASAPLPGGDFPATGFDAEVAKLKTAYPFLDARLARRLTRLYGTRARMLLGLAKSNADLGRNFGADLYEAEVRYLVQNEWAVTSEDVLWRRTKRGLHLSREQVAALDEFMRGISRRHVAAAE